Within the Oncorhynchus clarkii lewisi isolate Uvic-CL-2024 chromosome 2, UVic_Ocla_1.0, whole genome shotgun sequence genome, the region CTACATCCTGTATAAGGAGAGTGGACAGGGCTCCACCACTGTGGCTGGGTGGCAGACTCACACCTTTTCTGACATCCAGCCAGGGGACAGTGGATGGTACTACTGTATTGCCAGAAACAGTATCAACACAGTCAGATCTAATCTAACTAACCTCAATGTTCAATGTGAGTTTTGGCAGTTTAATTTGGTGCTAACGAACAGAAGGCCAACGAGTCACTTTGTGATGCCAGTACCTTTTGGATGCAATGTATGCCTTGCTGAGGCTGTGTGAAAGAAAAAAGGCTGTTTTCCACTGATGTACTCACAGCTATTTGTTTCCACTTGCAGACCCTCCTGAGGACACCTctgtgtcagtcagtccctctggtcCAGTGGTAGAGGGAAGCTTTGTGAATCTGACCTGTAGCAGCCATGCTAACCCAGCAGTGAGCTAcacctggtacagagtcaatgggaaAAGCCCTATCCAGTCAGGGACTCCGTTGATACTTGGGAAGGTCTCTCCTGCTAACTCAGGGAGGTATTACTGTAAGGCACAGAACAAACATGGAGCCCTCAACTCATCACTCCTGTTTCTTGATGTTCTGTGTAAGTTAACTGTACATGCTATGTGAGGATGTCAGTTTTATGTGCAAAGTTGTGTTTGCTTTCTTTATAGGGAAGCAGGTTGTTAAAACTGTGTGGTTGCAGTATCTTGGAGTGTAATATCCAATATATTGCAACAGTTTTTAACTACAATGTAAGCATAACAGATCTGCAGAGTTGGGGTAAATCACAATTAAATTCCTTTCAGTTGAATTGGACATGGAATGTACCATAGGAAAGCAATGCAATCTCAGTCTCACCTGGCATGAATGTAGATGAACTTGACACCAACCCTGTTGGCcaggactgtttgtgttttgaTTCATCGTTACTAGATATGGAGCAGATATCAAAAGCTAAATTCTTCAATTTTTTTCTGCTTACTTTAGATCCCCCAAGGAACACCTTGGTATcaatcagtctctctgtcccactgtTAGAGGGAAGTTCTGTGAACCTGACCTGCAGCAGCCAAGCCAACCCAGCAGTGGAGAACTACACCTGGTTTAAGAAGGATGGAACAGACACCTCACAGACAGGGTCAGGAGATGTGTTGGCATTGACCTCTCTAACCTCCTCTGACAGTGGACAGTACTTCTGTGAGGCCAGGAACAGAGAAGGGGCTCACAAGTCTACCGAGGTGTCTCTGATCATACAGGGTGCCAATCATGGTGAGTTTAGAGGGAAATGTCCTGTTCTCCTCAATCAATATGTTCTAAATGGGAATTCCCTTGAATGTATTTTTTTCATGTACTGTACCCTGCGTCATTTTCAGCTACAAATACTTTCCAAATAACAGTTTACATTGGTTCCGCGGCCACAGTTTTCACGGTGATCGTACTTCTTGTGTTCTTATGGATGTGGTAAGTCTAGAAACATCATAATGCATAAGTATGATGGCCTTGTGGTACCTATTTGTCCCACCAAAGAAATGTGGTTTCTTTGACAGGAAGATCCCGTTCAAATTATGTCAAAGGACTGCTGTGGACATAGAGGTGAGTGGAACACAGCATATACACTCTAATTCACAATACCAATAGCATTTCAGTGCAATAGTGTTATATGAAGGTTTGAACACAGTAAGAGTTCATGGTATTTGAACAACATTCAAGCACCAGCTTCCATTCTTCCCCAGTAACATGATACTTAGTTTAACCAAAAGATGAAGGTATGTTGAGGAGTCAATATTTCAAACGTTTGGTCTTTTTTTGACTGATTGCATCTTTCAGGACGATCAAAACTCAGTCTTATCCAGAAAAGGGACCAGTAATGACCCAGCCACACAGGAAACTAGAACAGAGGAACAGGAAAATGCCCTCTATGCCAACGTTCAACTGCCTCCCTCTCACACCCACCACCAAGACAGTTCTCTGTACTCTGTGGTCGAGCCACCAGCTCTGCAGaaccctcctgaacctcattaCGCTACCTTTGACTTCCAGCAGTTCCGCAGCTCCATCGACGGGGCCCAATTCTCCAGATGCCATAAAGAGGATGATGTTGTATACTCCACAGTGAAAGCCATAAAGGCCAACGTGACAGACAACCTCCAGTATGCCAGCATCCATTTCCCCCTCCCCAGTCCTACTTCCAGGTAAGAGTGAACTCACTATCAGTTCAGTCCTTTTCCATATAACCTATTTCTGGAAGTCTGTTTAtttgaaatgtttgaatataCTCATACAAAAACTATTTGCTTTTTGCAGGCTGGAAGACAGTTTAGAGGTGGACCATTCTGTTATCTACTCCACTGTTGCCAAACCAGAAGCCTGAACATATCCTTTCATAATGTTGAATAAACTAAGCTGCATTGGAACGCAAGTTAAGATATGTAAAGTGTGCAATTAATAAGTCGTTATGGTAAtagagttacagtgccttcggaaagaattcagaccccttgactttttccacattttgttacgttatagacgttattctaaaatggactaaatacatacaaattctcagcaatctacacacaataccccataatgacaaagcaaaaacaggtttatagaaatgtctgcaaatgtattaaatataaaaaaaaaacagaaataccttatttacataagtattcagaccctttgctatgagactcgaatttgagctcaggtgcatcctgtttccattgatcatccttgagaggtttctacaaattgatttcTACAACttcacctatggtaaattcaattgattggacatgatttggaaaagcacacgcctgtctatataaaatcccacagttgacagtgcatgtcagagaaaaaaccaagccatgagatcgaatgAATTGTTTGTAgggctccaagacaggattgtgtcgaggcacagatctggggaatggtaccaaaacctttctacagcattgaaggtcgccaagagcacagtggcctccattatttttaaatggaagaagtttggaaccaccaagactcttcctagagctggcctcccggccaaactaagaaatcgggggagaagggccttggtcagggaggtgaccaacaacccgatggtcactctgacagagctccagagttcctctgtggcgtatggagaaccttccagaaggacaaccatctctgtagcactccaccaatcaggtctttatggtagaggccagacggaatccactcctcagtaaaaggtgcaTGACAACCCTCCTGGAgcttgccaaaagccacctaaagtgctctcagaccatgagaaacaagattctctggtctgatgaaaccaagattgaactctttggcatgaatgccaagagtaaaatctggaagaaacctggcatcatccatacggtgaagcatggtagtggcagcatcatgctattgTAATGAGATTTGCCTTCCCCTGACGAGGAGTATGACagatcggaccaatgtgcagcatggtaagtgttcgtcatttttAATGAAAAGTCACTGAACACGAAAATAccaaataacaaagtgaaagacaGAAACgaaaaacaaaacagttctgtatggtgaaaacacagacagaaaacaaTCCCCCACAACTCAAGTGGGacaaacaggctgcctaagtatcgttctcaatcagagacaccgattgacagctgcctctgattgagaatcataccaggccaaacacatagaaaatcaaaactagaacaacacatagaatgcccccccccccccccccaactcacgccccgaccaacctaaaatagaaacaaaaacaaggaactaaggtcaggacgtgagaGCTATGGTGATTTTTTTGAGCGttgggacttggagactagtcaggatcgatgcaaagttgaacggagcaaagtacagagagatccttgatgaaaacctgttccagagcgctcaaactccgactggggtgaaggttcacattccaataggaaaatgaccctaagcacacagccaagacaatgcaggagtggcttcgggacaagtctctgaatgtccttgagtggcccagccagagcccggacttgaacccaatcgaacatctctggagagacctgaaaatagctgtgcagtgatgctccccatccaacctgaca harbors:
- the LOC139376844 gene encoding B-cell receptor CD22-like, whose protein sequence is MNVDELDTNPVGQDYPPRNTLVSISLSVPLLEGSSVNLTCSSQANPAVENYTWFKKDGTDTSQTGSGDVLALTSLTSSDSGQYFCEARNREGAHKSTEVSLIIQGANHATNTFQITVYIGSAATVFTVIVLLVFLWMWKIPFKLCQRTAVDIEDDQNSVLSRKGTSNDPATQETRTEEQENALYANVQLPPSHTHHQDSSLYSVVEPPALQNPPEPHYATFDFQQFRSSIDGAQFSRCHKEDDVVYSTVKAIKANVTDNLQYASIHFPLPSPTSRLEDSLEVDHSVIYSTVAKPEA